TTACACATTATTCTCACCTGTGTAGGATTTACTTAGTTGGGCTAGCTAGCTTTTATTACTCTAAACATCCAATTTATTAGGAGCCTTTACTATACTAGGATAACTTTTAATGTAGATTCAGCCCATTTTCATATGCTCcaattgttcattttttcgTGTTAATAAAAGTTTATGTATCAGtccattttttacatttaataagtcatttcctttttcgtatACTCCTTTCCCTTTGTCCTGTAGAAATAGGCTATTTGGTATtaacacgaattttaatgcataattgataaagtaagagagaatacaAAAGAttatagttgaaattgtgtaatGTATAGCGGGACACATAAATAGACCATTTGGTAttaacacaagttttaatgcgtATCTTGATCCTATATTATGAAAGATCAGTAAATTTAATCCCAAATCTCGAATGATTAGCGATTCACATATTATgaaatttcacattttcatatgCCCATTTTTTCGtgttaataaaacaaaaatgtagaTTCAGCCCATTTTCACATTGAATAAATCATTTCTCGTTTAATATATTGGATTAAATAACATACTAAAAGACACTATTGAAATACCTGTCTTTAAACACGACTTTACTTAAAAATGGACTGAAATCGCTGTTTTCTTCAAAATGAAATTGCAAAACCTTCGCTACTCTTCACTGAAGTTGCAGGAAAGGATAACAAGATAAcatctctcttcttcttcgctTGTTCAACAACAATGGCGACCGCATCTCCTTCTTCAGtctccttcttctcctcctccattTTCCTCTCCACGCCCTCCCCCTCCCCCAAAACCCTCCAATTCCCCCGCCGCCGCCCTCCCCTCGCCAAAATCCACGCCGAGCTCGCCACCGTCCCCATCCTCTCCTTCGACGGCGACCAGGTCGGCTCCGCCACGCTCAACCTCAAATCCGCCCCTCCGGAGACCGCCCGCGCCGTCGTCCACCGCGGAATCACCACCGACCTCACCAATCGCCGCCGCGGCACGGCCTCAACCCTAACCCGCGCCGAGGtccgcggcggcggcgccaAGCCCTACCCGCAGAAGAAGACCGGCCGCGCCAGGCGCGGCTCCCAGCGGACGCCGCTCCGGCCCGGCGGAGGCGTGATTTTCGGCCCGAAGCCCAAGGACTGGTCGATTAAGATCAACCGGAAGGAGAAGAGGCTGGCGATCTCGACCGCGATCGCGAGCGCGCTCGGGAACGCGATCGTGGTGGAGGATTTCGAGGAGAAGTTCGAGAAGCCGAAGACGAAGGAGTTCATCGCGCTGATGAAGAGGCTAGGGCTCGATCCGAAGAGGAAATCGATGTTTCTGATGACGGAGGTTTCGGATAATGTGAGGCTTTCGAGTAGGAATTTGGGGACGCTGAAGATGCTGACGCCGAGAACGCTGAATCTGTTCGATGTTTTGGATGCGGAGAGCTTGGTTCTGAGCAAAGGAGCTGTGGATTTTTTGAATGAGAGGTATGGATTGGATGGAgatggtgatgatgaagatgaagatgagttTGAAGAGGAAGATGAAGGTTAGCtctttctcattctctttcctttaatttttggaattttgagTAAATGTGTGATCAGTTTTTTGCTTGTTGATTTCCtgcctttttcttttgcttgtTGCTTTTGTTGAGCTTGATTTTTGTGGGGAAATTTGATTATGTAGGAAAATCTAGCCTT
The genomic region above belongs to Salvia hispanica cultivar TCC Black 2014 chromosome 3, UniMelb_Shisp_WGS_1.0, whole genome shotgun sequence and contains:
- the LOC125216057 gene encoding 50S ribosomal protein L4, chloroplastic, translating into MATASPSSVSFFSSSIFLSTPSPSPKTLQFPRRRPPLAKIHAELATVPILSFDGDQVGSATLNLKSAPPETARAVVHRGITTDLTNRRRGTASTLTRAEVRGGGAKPYPQKKTGRARRGSQRTPLRPGGGVIFGPKPKDWSIKINRKEKRLAISTAIASALGNAIVVEDFEEKFEKPKTKEFIALMKRLGLDPKRKSMFLMTEVSDNVRLSSRNLGTLKMLTPRTLNLFDVLDAESLVLSKGAVDFLNERYGLDGDGDDEDEDEFEEEDEGAEAEVEGDTDSSE